AAAATAAATGTATACAACTCATTTGTGGAAGGCGCGAAAGGAGCCTTTGATATCGCAATCACAATCATCCCTTACTTGATTGCCATGTTGGTTGCCATTGGTGTATTCAGAGCAAGCGGTGCTATGGATTATATCATTGAATTAGCGAAATCAATTATAGGAGTTTTTGGCGTAGACAGTCGCTTTGTTGACAGTCTCCCTACAGCCTTTATGAAACCCTTAAGTGGCAGTGGCGCTAGAGGAATGATGGTGGAAACTATGAAAACTCATGGAGCGGATTCCTTTCAAGGTTTTTTAAGCAGCATAATGCAAGGCTCAACGGAAACTACTCTTTATGTTGTCGCTTTATATTTTGGAGCAGTAAAAGTAAGAAACAGCAGACATGCCATTACATGTGGTTTAATCGCCGATGCAGTGGGTATAATCGCCGCAATATTTCTTGCGTATATTTTCTTCACGGAAACCAAATAAAATTATGAATATCAAACAAATCTCATTATATTGTTTCAATTTTCAAAGTTAGTAATTTTTGCCAAATGTTAATTTCTTAGAAGAATATGTGCAAAATCGTATTAATCTTAAAGAATTTTGCTTATATTAAGCTTTTAACGGGAGGGAAATTCAATTTTTCATATTTTCCATATAAACATTATCAATAAAAATACTGTTATTTTTAGGTATATAATTATTTGACGAATAAGGTAAACTTTATGGGTGAGCAAGACGCAAATGATATAAAGAAAAACAAACTCAATAAAACCATATATGACAATGCAAAAAATCACTTTTTGGGAAATTTTCCTGAGCACTTGCCAATAGAGCAAGCTTATGTTCATATAGGAATTTATCTTGGGTGGGTGATTGACAGCAAGCTATATTCGGATTTTTTCTCTGAAGAAGCTGAAACAGAAATATACAGATTCTCAAGAAGAGAATTTCCTTGCACAATATTAAGTGAGATTTGGGATGGATATTTAGGTTTCGAATTATTCAACGAAGTAGGAAACTTGTTTACAAATTACTACTACGGAGGAGGTCTGTATCACAGGGATTATCGCGAAAACTTAGCGAATATTCTGCCTTCAATTTATCATGTTGAAGACACATGGGATAATTATGAAAAAATGTCTAAAATCATCAATACTAGATTTGAAGATTGGAAAAGATTAATACATATTGGGTAACCCAACCAATATAAAACCACTCATAAAATAACACATGTGTGCCGAAGTTTACTTTTCAGAGATTAATATTCGGCACATTTTAATTTCTCCTCCAATAGTTTCTTTAAGTAATTCGGCTTTTTAAAACCTCCTTCATGCATTTCTAAATTATAAAAGCTAAGCTCAGCCAAAAACAATTTCTCTTCTACTTTCTTTTGATCAACTGAGGTAAAATCTATCAAAGAGTTATCTGTACCTATCAAAAAATATTTTCTTCCTGAGTACTCCCCACCTGCCAACGCGCTATATATTTCTACATTCTTAAATAGCTGAAAAAAAGATTTGCAATTCGAGTCAAAACTTGACTCATTCAACTCTTTAGTAACTATAGGCATAACATAAATTGCATCAGGAGCCCCTTTTTCTTTTATCTTTTCAATGCTAAACTCATTATACAATAATGAATTATCCAAATCAATAAGAATCAAGTCAAACCTAATTCCACTGCTATTCTTCAAGAATTCAAAAGCATCCTGATTAACTACTTTCAATCTATCATCTTCAAATGCATTTGAAATTATCTTAAAATGTTCTTTTGAAGCCTTCATTACTTCTGAATCTCTTTCCACGAGCCTAATAGCGTCAATTTCAGAGTATTTAACTAATTCAGCCAACAGACAACCATCTCCTCCTCCCAATACTAAAACATTGCTTTTTTCTCGCAAAAACATTCCTGGAACATGAGCAAACATTTCATGAAAAACAGAAGCATCTCGTTCCGTTATCACTGCATTTCCATTCAACGCTAAAACTTTGCCTAATGCATAAGAATCATAAACTTCTACTGTTTGATATGAACTTTTAGCAAAATACAATCGTTTCCCCTTTTGTCTAAAAGAGAAAGCTGTATCCTCATCTCTTTCTGTAAACCATATATTTCTAGACTGAACAGACGCTTGGCTAGGTTTGACTATAGAATCCGATACTAATGATGATTCCTTCATCAATCGTTTTTCTCCTCTTCTCATCTCAATAGTGGACCCATAATCAGCATTCAAGGCCTTCTTCAAATATTCATAAGCTACCCAAGGGTCGACAGTTGTGCCACAAGTAAACAAATCCACTGCGGCAAAACCATATTCAGGCCAAGTGTGGATGGCGAGGTGGCTTTCTTGAATGACGACAACTCCTGAAACCCCAATAGGAGAAAAATGATGAAAGGTGGTATTCACAACAGTGGCACCTGAAGCTTCCGCAGCTTTAATCATAGCTTCTTCTATTCCGGGCACATCATCGAGCTTATCCCTATCGCATTCAAATAGCTCTACCAATATGTGCATACCTAACGAATTCATCATAATTTCGACTTATTTAATTCAATACTTTCAATTCTTCCCCGTCCAATAATGGCACAATATCAAAAACATCCTTGCTTAAGCAAAAATCGATATCCTTTTCAATATTCAATCGCTTCAACCTTTGAACATGAGAGGATTGCTTTACATATTCCAGCAAATTATTCTGAGCATCCAGCCATAAGTCTCTACTCATCAAGACTGCATCGCTATCCGATTCAAACTCATCTTTCAATGATTCTGCCAACGCACCTGCGTAAAGCGTATCCTCAAGATTAACTCTCCCTTTCCAACCAGCGCAGACAATCAACAAATCCTCAGGCAAGTTTTTTAAATATTCAACAACAGCGCTTAAATTCAAAAATGCTCCAATAATTACTCGTTCTGCTTCCTTGGACTTTTCAATCGCAACGGTCCCGTTCGTAGTAGTAACTGCAACAGACTTCCCCTTCACGCTTGCCTCCATGTAACTGTATGGAGAATTACCTATTTCAAAGCCTTCCACCTTAGCTCCATTTCTTTCAGCGGCTCCAATATACCCCTTGCTTCTCAAACTTTGGCATTCCTCCAAAGTCATTACTGGCTTTATGGACTTTACTCCATTAGCCAAACCAGACACCATGCATGAAGTAGCTCTTAATATATCAGTCACAACCACGTTCTTTCCTTTCAGATCATACAAATGTATCATCTCCGGCGACATGCATATTTCAACTTTTCTCATATAAAAATATTTTAACAAGGCCCAAAGGTAATATATTCTTTTCTTTCAAAAATAGTGGATGACAATTTTTCTATAATTTTAAGAATATTGCAACAAGTCTAAAATAAAAAAGCATCAAGATAATTCATGAAAAAGATTTTTTATAATTATAAAAATATCATTAGATTATAAAACAGATAAAATATGAGCACTTTATGAAAAAATCATTCATTATATTTTTCCCATTTCTAATTTTTATAACGGCTTGCCAAACAGAAGATTTAAGCCAAAATGAACTGATTAACGGAAATATTTATCAGCAAATGGACGACATCTACTTATGGCGAGAAAACATGCCATCATCATCTAGTGTCGACCGAAACCAAAAACCAGAAAATTATTTCGATCAATTAATATACAAATCAAAAGACAAATGGTCTGAAATCTATAATGAACCTATAGAAAATATAGCAAGTTCCAAGGCACATAATGCAGGAGAAAGCACAGGCTTTCTTGCATTAGCTTACCCTCTTGACTATAGAATTCAGCAAAATGGAATAATTATAAATTACTTCAGTTCTTTATTCAATTATTTAGATAATAACAAACCTAATCAATACATAGGATGTATCGGTTATGTTGAAAAAAATTCTTCTGCAAGTATGATGGGGTTAAAAAGGGGAGACTTTATAATTAAAGTAAACAACGAAACATTAACCAATACAAATGCTACTGACTTATTATACAATACAGACGACATGAATTTGGAAGTTTTAAGTTCTAATGAAGACGGGTCTTACACAACAAAGAACATGTCCATTTCCAAATCAAATATAAGTTATAATCCCTTTTACTTTAAAAACACCTATAATATTCAAGGGAAAAAAATTGGCTACTTAGTTTTCAATTCATTTATATATGAGACTTACGATACTCAAATGCAGAGTATCTTTAATGAGTTTAAAAGTCAAAATATTGATGAATTAATTTTAGACCTAAGATACAATCTTGGCGGAAGCGTAGTAACAGCGAATTTAATGGCTGATTATTTAGCGCCATTAAAATCAGACGGGCAGCTATTTACAAATAAAATATGGAACGAAAGGTACATGCAATATCTTAAAGAAAGCGAAGGAGAAAACTCTTCCAATCTTAAAGATTTCATAGGCAAGAACAGAAACAACCTTGAATTAAATAATTTATATATTATTACAGGATTCAATACTGCTTCAGCTAGCGAGCTAATCATTAATGGACTCTCACCATATATGAATATAATACAAATTGGTTTAACTACCGCAGGCAAATACACAGCATCAATCCCAATATCCAATGAAGCCGATAAGAATTGGACGATACAGCCGATTGTTTACAAAAGTGAAAACGCTTGGGGAGTTACAGATTATGAGGATGGTTTTTTCCCTGACTATCAGGTTCCTGATGATTTTTGGAATCAACTAGGCGATTTAAATGAAGCCCGTCTTAATGTAGCATTTCAACAAATCATAGGCATTCCATCTTCTGCCCGCAGAACTACTACTGAGCAAAACTTCAACCAACCTTTAACTATTCCTAATATCAAAAGCATGCATGATCATTTAAGGTAAAAAATAATTCTAACTGATAACTATATCTATCAGTTAGAATTAACTTTAAATATCAAGAGCCTCAATTATTATCATAATAGTGTTCGCAAGCCAAAAAACACTACTAACAAAATCATCAATATTGACACAACCACTA
The Aureibacter tunicatorum DNA segment above includes these coding regions:
- the speD gene encoding adenosylmethionine decarboxylase, which encodes MMNSLGMHILVELFECDRDKLDDVPGIEEAMIKAAEASGATVVNTTFHHFSPIGVSGVVVIQESHLAIHTWPEYGFAAVDLFTCGTTVDPWVAYEYLKKALNADYGSTIEMRRGEKRLMKESSLVSDSIVKPSQASVQSRNIWFTERDEDTAFSFRQKGKRLYFAKSSYQTVEVYDSYALGKVLALNGNAVITERDASVFHEMFAHVPGMFLREKSNVLVLGGGDGCLLAELVKYSEIDAIRLVERDSEVMKASKEHFKIISNAFEDDRLKVVNQDAFEFLKNSSGIRFDLILIDLDNSLLYNEFSIEKIKEKGAPDAIYVMPIVTKELNESSFDSNCKSFFQLFKNVEIYSALAGGEYSGRKYFLIGTDNSLIDFTSVDQKKVEEKLFLAELSFYNLEMHEGGFKKPNYLKKLLEEKLKCAEY
- a CDS encoding 2-phosphosulfolactate phosphatase; protein product: MRKVEICMSPEMIHLYDLKGKNVVVTDILRATSCMVSGLANGVKSIKPVMTLEECQSLRSKGYIGAAERNGAKVEGFEIGNSPYSYMEASVKGKSVAVTTTNGTVAIEKSKEAERVIIGAFLNLSAVVEYLKNLPEDLLIVCAGWKGRVNLEDTLYAGALAESLKDEFESDSDAVLMSRDLWLDAQNNLLEYVKQSSHVQRLKRLNIEKDIDFCLSKDVFDIVPLLDGEELKVLN
- a CDS encoding S41 family peptidase is translated as MKKSFIIFFPFLIFITACQTEDLSQNELINGNIYQQMDDIYLWRENMPSSSSVDRNQKPENYFDQLIYKSKDKWSEIYNEPIENIASSKAHNAGESTGFLALAYPLDYRIQQNGIIINYFSSLFNYLDNNKPNQYIGCIGYVEKNSSASMMGLKRGDFIIKVNNETLTNTNATDLLYNTDDMNLEVLSSNEDGSYTTKNMSISKSNISYNPFYFKNTYNIQGKKIGYLVFNSFIYETYDTQMQSIFNEFKSQNIDELILDLRYNLGGSVVTANLMADYLAPLKSDGQLFTNKIWNERYMQYLKESEGENSSNLKDFIGKNRNNLELNNLYIITGFNTASASELIINGLSPYMNIIQIGLTTAGKYTASIPISNEADKNWTIQPIVYKSENAWGVTDYEDGFFPDYQVPDDFWNQLGDLNEARLNVAFQQIIGIPSSARRTTTEQNFNQPLTIPNIKSMHDHLR